The sequence below is a genomic window from Thermorudis peleae.
CCTTCGCCATCCCGGTCGATACGCCGGGCCTGAAGTTTCTCTGCCGCGAATCGTTCGACTACGGACGCTCGCCGTTCGACCACCCGCTCGGCTCGCGCTTTGAAGAGATGGACGCGGTCGTCGTCTTCGACGACGTGCTGGTGCCGTGGGAACGCGTGTTCCTCTACCAAGACGTCGAGCGCTGCAACGGCGTCTTCGCCGAGACGAACGCTGTGGTGCACATGGCGCACCAGGTCGTAGTCAAGAACGTCGCCAAGGCAGAGTTCCTCTTCGGCCTGGCCGCCCAGATTGCCGACAAGATCGGCATCGACGGCTTCCAGCACGTGCAGGAGAAGCTGGCCGAGCTGATCATGTACCTGGAGATGATGCGCGCCTTCCTGCGGGCGGCCGAAGCCGACGCAGCCCGCAGCCGCTGGGGCATCGTCACCCCGGCCTGGGCGCCGCTCAACGCCGCACGCAACCTCTTCCCACGGCTCTACCCGCGGATGATCGAGATCATCCAGCTGCTGGGCGCGAGCGGGTTGATGGCGATCCCGACCGAGGCCGATGTTCAGAGTCCAATTGGGCCGCTGATCGACAAGTACCTGCAGGGGCGCAACTGCGAAGCCTACGAGCGGCTCAAGCTGTTCCGGCTGGCCTGGGATGCCACGCTCAGCGCCTTCGGCTCACGCCAGGTGCTCTACGAACGCTTCTTCTTCGGCGACCCGGTGCGCATGGCCGGCGCGCTCTACACCAGCTACGACAAGGAGCCCTACAAGGCCCGGATCGCGGCGTTCCTGGAGCGGGTCGAGCGCGAGCTTGCCGAAGAGCCCGCCCCGGCCAGCGGCATCTAGCGTCAGGAGCGGGTGATGGGCCTGACCGATGTGGCACGGGATCCGGCAACGTTCCGCCGGGTGATGGGGCAACTGGCCACCGGCGTCACGCTGATTACCGCGCAGGCCGGCACGGTGCAGCACGGCATGACGGCCAACGCGGTCATCTCGGTGTCGCTCGAGCCGCTGCTGGTGCTGATCAGCGTGCGCCGCGAGGCCCGCATGGTCGCGGTATTGCGTGAGGCCGGGCACTTCGTCATCAACATCCTCGCGCGCGACCAGGAGCCGATCGCCCGCCACTTCGCCGGGCAGC
It includes:
- the hpaB gene encoding 4-hydroxyphenylacetate 3-monooxygenase, oxygenase component, producing MGARTGAAYLQRLREHPREVWIHGERVQGDITAHPAFRNITRSIAALYDMQHDPALRDELTYLEPSTGERTGLSFIQPRTLDDLQRRSRMMKRWADYSGGMLGRTPDYLNAGLAAMAAAADYFAQNDPRFGENIRQYYAYVRDNDLCLTHTLITPQVNRAVGPSRQADPYIVARVVKETDAGIVIRGARMLATLGPIADEIEVFPSTVLRGTEEDAPYSFAFAIPVDTPGLKFLCRESFDYGRSPFDHPLGSRFEEMDAVVVFDDVLVPWERVFLYQDVERCNGVFAETNAVVHMAHQVVVKNVAKAEFLFGLAAQIADKIGIDGFQHVQEKLAELIMYLEMMRAFLRAAEADAARSRWGIVTPAWAPLNAARNLFPRLYPRMIEIIQLLGASGLMAIPTEADVQSPIGPLIDKYLQGRNCEAYERLKLFRLAWDATLSAFGSRQVLYERFFFGDPVRMAGALYTSYDKEPYKARIAAFLERVERELAEEPAPASGI